Proteins encoded within one genomic window of Hermetia illucens chromosome 2, iHerIll2.2.curated.20191125, whole genome shotgun sequence:
- the LOC119650281 gene encoding cuticle protein 10.6-like, whose product MKFVVLALALVGAASAGFVAPAYTGYSAPVVGAAVTAAPIAYSAPAIAAAPVTYSAPVVKPVAYTAPAVAAAPVAYSAPVVKPVAYAAPAVAAPVAAGFHAGYAAPVVGAPIATGFNAGYVAPALWKKKAAA is encoded by the coding sequence ATGAAATTCGTAGTTTTGGCTCTTGCTCTCGTTGGCGCTGCCTCTGCTGGTTTCGTCGCCCCAGCTTACACCGGGTACTCTGCTCCAGTAGTAGGTGCTGCCGTAACTGCTGCTCCAATTGCCTATTCAGCTCCTGCTATAGCCGCTGCTCCAGTTACATACTCTGCTCCAGTCGTTAAGCCTGTCGCCTACACTGCCCCAGCTGTAGCTGCTGCCCCAGTCGCTTACTCTGCTCCAGTTGTTAAGCCAGTTGCCTATGCCGCTCCAGCTGTAGCTGCTCCAGTTGCTGCCGGCTTCCATGCTGGATACGCCGCTCCAGTTGTTGGTGCCCCAATTGCCACCGGGTTCAACGCTGGATACGTCGCCCCTGCTCTCTGGAAGAAGAAGGCTGCTGCTTAA
- the LOC119647722 gene encoding cuticle protein 16.5-like: MKFVVLALAFIGAASAGYVAPAYTGYSGPIVGAAVAATPVTYSAPAVAAAPVAYSAPVVKPVAYSAPAIAAAPVAYSAPVVKPVTYAAPAVAAPIATGFHAGYAAPAVAAPIATGFHAGYVAPAVDYWKKKAAA, translated from the coding sequence ATGAAATTCGTAGTTTTGGCTCTTGCTTTCATtggcgctgcctccgctggatACGTCGCCCCAGCCTACACTGGATACTCTGGCCCAATTGTAGGTGCTGCGGTAGCTGCTACTCCAGTTACTTATTCAGCTCCTGCCGTTGCTGCCGCTCCAGTTGCTTACTCTGCTCCAGTTGTTAAGCCAGTTGCATACTCTGCCCCAGCCATTGCTGCTGCTCCAGTCGCCTACTCTGCTCCAGTGGTTAAGCCAGTTACCTATGCCGCTCCAGCTGTCGCTGCTCCAATTGCTACTGGCTTCCATGCTGGATACGCCGCCCCAGCTGTTGCTGCTCCAATCGCCACAGGCTTCCACGCAGGATATGTTGCCCCAGCTGTCGACTACTGGAAGAAGAAGGCTGCTGCTTAA
- the LOC119647723 gene encoding calphotin-like, whose translation MKFVVLALALVGAASAGLIAPAAYTSYSAPVVAAGPVAYSAPAIAAAPLAYSAPIVKPVAYAAPAVAAAPVAYSAPAVAAAPLAYSAPAVAAPIATGFHAGYVAPAVDYWKKKAALLNLSKMKFVVLALAFIGAASAGYVAPAYTGYSGPIVGAAVAATPVTYSAPAVSAAPVAYSAPVVKPVAYSAPAFAAAPVAYSAPVVKPVAYAAPAVAAPIATGFHAGTCSSRKTLLNLSKMKFVVLALAFIGAVSAGYVAPAYTGYSGPIVGAAVAATPVTYSAPAVAAAPVAYSAPVVKPVAYSAPAIAAAPVAYSAPVVKPVAYAAPAVAAPIATGFHAGYAAPAVAAPIATGFHAGYVAPAVDYWKKKAAA comes from the exons ATGAAATTCGTAGTTTTGGCTCTTGCTCTCGTCGGCGCTGCTTCCGCTGGACTCATCGCCCCAGCAGCCTACACCAGCTACTCTGCCCCAGTTGTAGCCGCTGGTCCAGTTGCTTATTCAGCCCCTGCTATTGCTGCTGCTCCACTTGCCTACTCTGCCCCAATTGTTAAGCCAGTCGCCTATGCTGCCCCAGCCGTTGCTGCTGCTCCAGTCGCCTACTCTGCCCCAGCTGTAGCTGCTGCTCCACTTGCTTACTCCGCTCCAGCTGTTGCTGCTCCAATCGCCACTGGCTTCCATGCCGGATACGTCGCCCCAGCTGTCGACTACTGGAAGAAGAAGGCT GCACTTCTCAACTTAAGCAAAATGAAATTCGTAGTTTTGGCTCTTGCTTTCATtggcgctgcctccgctggatACGTCGCCCCAGCCTACACTGGATACTCTGGCCCAATTGTAGGTGCTGCGGTAGCTGCTACTCCAGTTACTTATTCAGCTCCTGCCGTTTCTGCTGCTCCAGTTGCTTACTCTGCTCCAGTTGTTAAGCCAGTTGCCTACTCTGCCCCAGCTTTTGCTGCTGCTCCAGTCGCCTACTCTGCTCCAGTTGTTAAGCCAGTTGCCTATGCTGCTCCAGCTGTCGCCGCTCCAATTGCTACTGGCTTCCATGCTGG GACCTGTTCATCCCGAAAGACACTTCTCAACTTAAGCAAAATGAAATTCGTAGTTTTGGCTCTTGCTTTCATTGGCGCTGTCTCCGCTGGATACGTCGCCCCAGCCTACACTGGATACTCTGGTCCAATTGTAGGTGCTGCGGTAGCTGCTACTCCAGTTACTTATTCAGCTCCTGCCGTTGCTGCTGCTCCAGTTGCTTACTCTGCTCCAGTTGTTAAGCCAGTTGCATACTCTGCCCCAGCCATTGCTGCTGCTCCAGTCGCCTACTCTGCTCCAGTAGTTAAGCCAGTTGCCTATGCCGCTCCAGCTGTCGCTGCTCCAATTGCTACTGGCTTCCATGCTGGATACGCCGCCCCAGCTGTTGCTGCTCCAATTGCCACAGGCTTCCACGCAGGATATGTTGCCCCAGCTGTCGACTACTGGAAGAAGAAGGCTGCTGCTTAA